The following coding sequences lie in one Glycine max cultivar Williams 82 chromosome 19, Glycine_max_v4.0, whole genome shotgun sequence genomic window:
- the LOC100813787 gene encoding zf-Dof domain-containing protein produces the protein MSQKEKGPGIRLFGRKIPVPECQIPANSGPTDTCCSIKKTELKIPSECGENSEQQENSSDSRDSKQESQHKVQENEPIVNPKPVEDNMETGSSDQDKVLKKPDKILQCPRCNSMDTKFCYFNNYNVNQPRHFCKNCQRYWTAGGTMRNVPIGAGRRKNKHLASQYQHIIVTSDGIPASRLETTDSSGLQQQHIASLESSVSFRSSADNCTMLKFGTDTPLCKSMDSMLNLRDQRRCADASSISCVEYRGEPSLCGSSVMTNGAQGNELSEHNTSNWLQCYPVPPWVLPYPGWNNVNSMEAVHRSSAPMCNPYNNTGPTAMQWCPTPMVAIPGMCPPSIPLQFVPPSYWSGTPLWNAGTGAVSIGSNACLSPTSSTNNSCCSGNGSPTLGKHTRDTVCTDEEKSEKCVLVPKTIRIDAPNEASKSPIIRATLAIKLDKQQFVSNGDILKKIEPKEGKDRVLGASQILEANPAAISRAHAFQESL, from the exons ATGTCTCAGAAAGAGAAGGGTCCGGGTATCAGGCTATTTGGAAGGAAGATTCCGGTGCCGGAATGTCAGATTCCGGCAAACTCTGGACCCACG GATACTTGCTGCAGCATAAAGAAAACAGAACTCAAAATACCTAGTGAATGTGGAGAAAACTCTGAGCAACAAGAAAATTCTTCTGATTCAAGGGATAGTAAACAAGAGTCCCAACATAAAGTGCAGGAAAATGAGCCAattgtaaatcccaagcctGTGGAAGATAATATGGAGACTGGTAGCTCTGATCAAGATAAAGTCTTAAAGAAACCCGACAAGATTCTTCAGTGCCCACGATGCAACAGTATGGACACCaagttttgttattttaataactaCAATGTCAATCAACCTCGACACTTCTGCAAGAACTGCCAAAGGTATTGGACTGCTGGTGGAACAATGAGAAATGTTCCCATAGGTGCTGGGAGACGGAAGAATAAGCACCTAGCCTCTCAATACCAACACATTATCGTAACCTCTGATGGAATTCCAGCCTCCAGGCTAGAAACCACAGACTCGTCTGGTCTCCAACAGCAACATATTGCTAGTCTTGAATCCTCAGTTTCTTTCAGGTCTTCAGCAGATAATTGCACCATGTTGAAATTTGGTACCGATACCCCTCTTTGCAAATCGATGGATTCAATGCTTAATCTTAGAGACCAGAGAAGATGTGCTGATGCAAGTTCTATCAGCTGTGTAGAGTATAGAGGGGAACCATCCTTATGTGGATCTTCTGTGATGACTAATGGTGCTCAAGGAAATGAATTATCAGAACATAATACATCAAATTGGTTGCAATGTTACCCTGTTCCTCCATGGGTATTACCTTATCCAGGTTGGAATAATGTGAATTCCATGGAAGCGGTTCATCGATCTTCAGCACCAATGTGCAATCCATATAATAACACTGGTCCTACAGCAATGCAATGGTGTCCCACACCAATGGTTGCAATTCCTGGCATGTGCCCACCAAGCATTCCTTTGCAATTTGTACCACCATCATACTGGAGTGGAACGCCACTTTGGAATGCTGGAACTGGGGCAGTGTCAATAGGATCCAATGCTTGCCTTTCGCCGACTTCCTCGACTAATAACAGTTGCTGCTCAGGCAATGGCTCACCAACACTTGGAAAACACACTAGAGATACAGTTTGCACTGATGAAGAGAAATCAGAAAAGTGTGTTTTGGTTCCAAAGACCATTAGAATTGATGCCCCAAATGAGGCCTCAAAAAGTCCTATAATAAGAGCTACATTAGCTATCAAGCTTGATAAGCAGCAATTTGTATCAAATGgtgatattttgaaaaaaattgaaccaaaagaAGGCAAAGATCGTGTGTTGGGTGCCTCTCAAATCTTGGAAGCCAATCCGGCAGCTATTTCTCGTGCTCATGCATTTCAGGAGAGCTTATAG